The proteins below come from a single Aegilops tauschii subsp. strangulata cultivar AL8/78 chromosome 6, Aet v6.0, whole genome shotgun sequence genomic window:
- the LOC109735757 gene encoding F-box/LRR-repeat protein At3g03360-like: MENNKEAAAAESHGTAGKRARSGDCDDTAGDFISWLPDAVLGTIISLLPTKDGGRTPVLSRRWRHLWRSAPLNLEVSTRPPGVPPSAVSQIISQHPGPARRFSFHCHGADDLCAQAESWLRSRALANVQELDVSYAKPPLLASVLPSASNILVAKISHCDFEPAMINFPFLKKLSLFCVSISADLFPRLLSGCHALESLYMTKVRAVGCLRLRSPTIRTIIFRHSYGETVELIIEDAPRLVRLLVPYCERNDSVTIRVIRAPNLEILGPFFVVDSKLLLFQGISPVSSTNSMRTLKVLALKSSEQKLHAVLNILRWFPCLEKLCVIFHTNREMNDENEPQYDPLNPIECLETHLKKVVFKSFKGYGKQVDFARFFVLNAKVLDKIEFEVKNHYSSGTVASKHKLLQVENRASREARFEFRTTSY, from the exons ATGGAGAATAATAAGGAGGCTGCGGCTGCCGAATCCCATGGGACCGCAGGGAAGCGGGCACGGAGTGGCGACTGCGACGACACCGCCGGCGATTTCATCAGCTGGCTCCCCGACGCCGTCCTCGGCaccatcatctccctcctccccaccaagGACGGCGGCCGCACGCCGGTCCTCTCCCGCCGATGGCGCCACCTCTGGCGCTCCGCGCCTCTCAACCTTGAGGTCAGCACCCGCCCCCCGGGCGTCCCACCCTCCGCCGTCTCCCAGATAATCTCCCAGCACCCTGGCCCCGCACGCCGATTCTCCTTCCACTGCCACGGCGCAGACGACCTCTGCGCCCAGGCGGAGAGCTGGCTTCGCTCCCGCGCCCTCGCCAACGTCCAGGAGCTCGATGTCAGCTACGCCAAACCCCCGCTGCTGGCATCGGTGCTCCCCTCTGCATCCAACATCCTTGTTGCCAAGATCAGCCATTGTGATTTCGAGCCGGCCATGATCAATTTCCCGTTCCTCAAGAAGCTCTCCCTATTTTGCGTTTCCATCTCAGCCGACCTCTTCCCCAGACTGCTCTCCGGCTGCCATGCCTTGGAGAGTTTATACATGACCAAAGTTCGCGCTGTGGGTTGTCTCCGTCTTCGCTCGCCGACCATCAGGACCATCATCTTCCGTCATAGCTATGGTGAAACCGTGGAACTGATTATCGAGGATGCTCCTCGCCTTGTAAGGTTACTGGTGCCTTATTGTGAGAGAAATGATAGTGTGACTATCAGGGTGATTAGGGCGCCTAATCTGGAGATATTGGGCCCTTTCTTTGTGGTCGACTCCAAGCTCCTACTCTTCCAG GGAATAAGCCCAGTCAGCTCAACAAACTCGATGCGCACCTTGAAGGTTTTAGCTCTCAAGTCTTCTGAGCAGAAATTGCATGCAGTTCTTAACATCCTTAGGTGGTTCCCCTGTTTGGAAAAGCTCTGTGTTATT TTTCATACAAACCGTGAGATGAATGACGAAAATGAGCCTCAGTATGACCCACTAAATCCAATCGAATGCCTTGAGACCCATCTAAAAAAAGTGGTGTTTAAGTCGTTTAAGGGCTATGGCAAACAGGTTGACTTTGCGAGGTTCTTTGTATTGAATGCAAAGGTGCTAGACAAAATTGAATTTGAAGTAAAAAATCACTACAGCAGTGGAACGGTGGCTTCTAAACACAAGCTGCTACAAGTGGAAAACAGAGCTTCCCGAGAAGCTCGGTTTGAATTCAGGACTACTTCATACTGA